In a single window of the Rhizobiaceae bacterium genome:
- a CDS encoding DUF3883 domain-containing protein, whose product MGARLEDIKNGASVRGIASAQLVQVVSVDWIGDQAISIVYRDHNGSVAETVLYRDDEHRLEVEQSGRPWSFDADGELLRLVTEANRIKLAHYFDPYLAIHTSLVDPLPHQISAVYGEMLPRQPLRFLLADDPGAGKTIMAGLFIKELIARSDLERCLVVAPGSLVEQWQDELGQKFNLEFDILTRDMIETSRSGNPFSDRDRLIVRLDVLARNEELQEKLMSAREWDLIICDEAHRMSATYFGGEVKYTRRYQVGQKLGQVCRHLLLMSATPHNGKEEDFQLFMALLDGDRFEGRFRDGVHYADTEDMMRRLTKEELLKFDGRPLFPPRRARTVKYQLSEGEAALYTAVTDYVRNEMNRVERFADGDNKKRNNVGFALQILQRRLASSPAAIYQSLKRRRERLEAELGEARLTAKGRRAEVAEPAVNPDMLGNIDEYGQEEVDELEELISTGATTAETVEQLALEVETLKGLESMALGVLRSGVDTKWTQLNRILDDELMVDAAGNRRKLIIFTEPKDTLHYLLEKVRARLGNPEAVDVIHGGVTREERRKVIERFMQDKDLLVLIANDAAGEGVNLQRGHLMVNYDLPWNPNKIEQRFGRIHRIGQTEVCHLWNLVAAETREGEVYARLLEKLEAAREALGGRVYDVLGELFEGTSLKDLLFQAIQYGEREDVKAYLFRQVDGAVDQSHLLELLRRRALTNDTMPAAKVEELRLEMEKAEAQRLQPHHIQSFFIEAFQHLGGRLKRREEGRWEVTHVPVRIRERDRQIGTGAPIQKQYERICFDKSQINQQPVAAFICPGHPLLEAVISLIWEQYESIMRQGAILVDETDPGEALSAVFLLEHAVQDGRTTSAGKPHVISQRLQFAAINKAGQATNAGIAPHLNLRPAAAEEIEAVRDLLGEDWLTSELEKTAVRFATVELAQEHVAEVKARRIPEIDKVEQEVRSRLKKEINYWDSRAFELKEEEKAGKKTRLNWQNAQRRAEELAERQKRRMDELQQERFISSQPPRVRGGMVVIPRGLLDARKAPSVPNHFAEDPAARKEIELAAMRAVMTAERALGHAPVDVSAQKIGYDIASHDPKSGHLRFIEVKGRIDGADSVMITRQEVITSLHEPEKFILAIVSVTGGFAHAPRYVRGPLVEREPSFLETAIQFDLPRLLERAEEPR is encoded by the coding sequence ATGGGGGCGAGGCTCGAAGACATAAAGAACGGCGCGTCGGTTCGCGGCATCGCGTCCGCGCAGCTGGTGCAGGTCGTTTCGGTTGACTGGATCGGCGACCAAGCGATCAGCATCGTCTACCGCGACCATAATGGCTCGGTCGCGGAGACCGTGCTTTACCGCGACGACGAGCATCGGCTCGAGGTCGAGCAGAGTGGCCGGCCCTGGTCGTTCGACGCCGATGGTGAACTGTTGCGCCTCGTCACCGAGGCCAACCGGATCAAGCTGGCGCACTATTTCGATCCCTATCTCGCGATCCACACCAGTCTGGTCGATCCGCTGCCGCATCAGATCTCGGCGGTCTATGGCGAGATGCTGCCGCGCCAGCCCCTGCGCTTCCTGCTTGCGGACGATCCCGGCGCCGGCAAGACGATCATGGCCGGCCTCTTCATCAAGGAGTTGATCGCGCGCAGTGACCTGGAGCGTTGCCTCGTCGTCGCGCCGGGCAGCCTCGTCGAGCAGTGGCAGGACGAACTCGGCCAGAAGTTCAATCTGGAATTCGACATCCTCACCCGCGACATGATCGAGACCTCGCGCTCGGGCAATCCGTTCAGTGACCGGGACCGGCTGATCGTCCGGCTCGACGTGCTGGCGCGCAATGAGGAGCTTCAGGAGAAGCTCATGAGCGCGCGCGAATGGGACCTGATCATCTGCGACGAAGCGCATCGTATGTCGGCCACCTATTTTGGTGGCGAGGTGAAATATACGCGGCGCTATCAGGTCGGCCAGAAACTCGGTCAGGTTTGCCGCCACCTGCTGCTGATGTCCGCCACGCCGCACAACGGCAAGGAAGAGGATTTCCAGCTCTTCATGGCGCTGCTCGACGGCGACCGCTTCGAGGGCCGCTTCCGCGACGGTGTCCATTACGCCGACACCGAGGACATGATGCGGCGGCTGACCAAGGAGGAGCTGCTCAAGTTCGACGGTCGGCCGCTATTCCCGCCCCGCCGCGCGCGCACCGTGAAGTATCAGCTCTCGGAAGGGGAGGCCGCGCTCTACACCGCCGTCACCGACTATGTCCGTAACGAGATGAATCGGGTGGAGCGGTTCGCCGACGGCGACAACAAGAAGCGCAACAATGTGGGCTTCGCGCTGCAAATCCTCCAGCGACGCCTCGCCTCGTCACCGGCCGCTATTTATCAGTCGCTGAAGCGTCGCCGCGAGCGGCTAGAAGCCGAACTCGGCGAGGCGCGGCTCACGGCCAAGGGGCGCCGCGCCGAGGTCGCCGAGCCTGCGGTCAATCCCGACATGCTGGGCAACATCGATGAATATGGCCAGGAAGAGGTCGACGAACTCGAAGAGCTGATCTCCACGGGCGCGACAACGGCGGAGACGGTCGAGCAGCTCGCGCTGGAGGTCGAGACGCTGAAAGGGCTCGAATCCATGGCGCTGGGCGTGCTGCGCTCGGGCGTGGATACCAAATGGACCCAGCTCAACCGTATTCTCGATGACGAGCTGATGGTCGACGCAGCGGGCAACCGCCGCAAGCTGATCATCTTCACCGAGCCCAAAGACACGCTCCACTATCTGCTGGAGAAGGTGCGCGCGCGCCTGGGCAACCCCGAAGCGGTGGATGTGATCCATGGCGGGGTGACGCGCGAGGAGCGGCGCAAGGTCATCGAGCGCTTCATGCAGGACAAGGACCTGCTGGTGCTGATCGCCAATGATGCCGCTGGCGAGGGCGTCAACCTCCAGCGCGGGCATCTGATGGTCAATTACGATCTGCCGTGGAATCCCAACAAGATCGAGCAGCGCTTCGGCCGCATCCACCGCATCGGCCAGACCGAGGTTTGCCACCTCTGGAATCTGGTTGCGGCGGAGACGCGCGAGGGCGAGGTCTATGCCCGCTTGCTCGAGAAGCTGGAAGCCGCGCGTGAAGCGTTGGGCGGCCGCGTCTACGATGTGCTCGGCGAGTTGTTCGAAGGCACCTCGCTCAAGGACCTCCTCTTCCAGGCGATCCAATATGGCGAGCGGGAGGACGTGAAGGCCTACCTGTTCCGCCAGGTCGATGGGGCGGTCGACCAGTCGCATCTCCTGGAACTGTTACGCCGGCGGGCACTGACCAACGACACCATGCCCGCAGCCAAGGTCGAGGAACTGCGGCTGGAGATGGAGAAGGCCGAGGCACAGCGTCTCCAGCCGCATCACATCCAGAGCTTCTTCATCGAAGCGTTCCAGCATCTCGGCGGCCGGTTAAAGCGTCGGGAGGAAGGCCGTTGGGAAGTCACCCACGTCCCGGTGCGTATTCGCGAGCGTGATCGTCAGATCGGCACCGGCGCGCCGATCCAGAAACAATATGAGCGGATCTGTTTCGACAAGAGCCAGATCAATCAGCAGCCGGTCGCAGCCTTCATCTGCCCCGGGCACCCGCTGCTCGAAGCGGTGATCAGCCTCATCTGGGAGCAATATGAGTCCATCATGCGCCAGGGCGCGATCCTGGTGGATGAAACCGATCCGGGCGAGGCGCTCTCGGCGGTCTTCCTGCTCGAACACGCGGTGCAGGACGGGCGCACGACCAGCGCGGGCAAGCCGCATGTGATCTCGCAGCGGCTGCAGTTCGCAGCCATCAACAAGGCGGGCCAGGCGACAAATGCCGGGATCGCTCCGCATCTCAACCTCCGCCCGGCGGCGGCCGAAGAGATCGAGGCCGTGCGCGACCTGCTCGGTGAAGACTGGCTGACGAGCGAGCTGGAGAAAACGGCCGTGCGCTTCGCCACGGTGGAGCTGGCCCAGGAGCACGTCGCCGAGGTCAAGGCGCGTCGCATACCCGAGATCGACAAGGTCGAGCAGGAGGTCCGGTCCCGCCTCAAGAAGGAGATCAACTATTGGGACTCGCGAGCCTTCGAACTCAAGGAGGAGGAGAAGGCCGGCAAGAAAACGCGGCTCAACTGGCAGAACGCACAGCGCCGCGCCGAGGAGCTGGCGGAGCGTCAGAAACGCCGGATGGACGAGCTCCAGCAGGAACGGTTCATCTCTTCGCAGCCGCCGCGCGTGCGGGGCGGCATGGTGGTCATCCCGCGCGGTCTTCTCGATGCTCGTAAGGCGCCCAGCGTCCCGAACCACTTTGCTGAAGACCCTGCCGCCCGCAAGGAGATCGAACTCGCGGCGATGCGGGCGGTGATGACGGCGGAACGCGCGCTGGGGCACGCTCCGGTCGACGTCTCCGCCCAGAAGATCGGCTACGACATTGCCTCGCACGATCCGAAGTCGGGGCATCTGCGCTTCATCGAAGTGAAGGGCCGGATCGACGGCGCGGACTCCGTGATGATCACCCGCCAGGAAGTGATCACCTCCCTGCATGAGCCGGAGAAGTTCATCTTGGCGATCGTCTCCGTTACCGGCGGCTTCGCCCATGCGCCACGCTATGTGCGCGGCCCTCTGGTCGAGCGGGAACCGTCATTCCTCGAAACGGCGATCCAGTTCGACCTTCCGCGCCTGCTTGAGCGCGCGGAGGAGCCGAGATGA
- a CDS encoding WYL domain-containing protein — translation MVRWGVEQRLEFIEFRLFWEGSINRADIVDFFGVSIPQASKDLTLYQERAPGNMEYDTRGKRYVAAEKFVLRFLDPDPYVYLGQLRSVAEGAAPSHDSWIAALPSADVALTPKRDIDIEVLRKILDAVREGVAVEVFYQSMNKVRPDPIWRRITPHAFGYDGFRWHVRAYCHLEHKFKDFLLPRILEVGATGVPGATGEQDWLWNNYFDVVIGPHPALTESQKKVVAKDYGLDQGNGVLSVRYAMLFYVLKRLGLLGEATKQSARTQHIVTINRKETEAALEKAELQL, via the coding sequence CTGGTGCGCTGGGGTGTCGAGCAAAGGCTTGAGTTTATTGAGTTCCGCCTGTTCTGGGAGGGATCGATCAACCGCGCCGATATCGTCGATTTTTTCGGCGTATCGATTCCCCAGGCATCAAAGGACCTCACGCTCTACCAAGAGCGGGCGCCCGGCAACATGGAGTACGACACGCGCGGCAAGCGCTACGTCGCCGCCGAGAAGTTCGTCCTGCGCTTTCTCGATCCCGATCCATATGTCTATCTCGGACAGCTCCGCTCGGTGGCCGAAGGCGCCGCTCCCTCTCATGATTCCTGGATCGCGGCGCTTCCCAGCGCCGATGTGGCCCTGACGCCCAAGCGGGACATCGACATCGAGGTCCTGCGCAAGATTCTCGATGCGGTGCGTGAGGGCGTGGCCGTCGAGGTTTTCTACCAGTCGATGAACAAGGTGCGCCCGGACCCGATCTGGCGCAGGATCACGCCACACGCCTTCGGCTATGACGGTTTCCGCTGGCATGTCCGGGCCTATTGCCACCTCGAGCACAAGTTCAAGGACTTCCTTCTGCCGCGCATATTGGAGGTTGGTGCCACCGGCGTTCCCGGCGCGACGGGAGAGCAGGACTGGCTCTGGAACAATTATTTCGATGTGGTCATCGGTCCGCACCCTGCTCTGACCGAGAGTCAGAAGAAGGTCGTCGCCAAGGACTATGGCCTGGATCAGGGCAATGGCGTCCTGTCGGTTCGCTACGCAATGCTTTTTTACGTCTTGAAAAGACTTGGCCTGCTCGGCGAGGCGACCAAGCAAAGCGCTCGCACACAGCATATCGTTACAATAAACCGCAAGGAAACCGAGGCTGCGCTAGAGAAGGCGGAGCTTCAGCTATGA
- a CDS encoding DUF2188 domain-containing protein, translating to MADRYVTKHPKGWAVKAPGGERASSVHPTQREAEQAAKQTVRKLGGGEVRIQGRDGRWRDSDTVPPGNDPNPPRDKKH from the coding sequence ATGGCTGATAGATATGTCACCAAACACCCCAAGGGCTGGGCCGTGAAGGCGCCCGGCGGCGAGCGCGCGAGCAGCGTTCACCCCACGCAGCGCGAAGCCGAGCAGGCCGCCAAGCAGACGGTCCGCAAACTCGGCGGCGGCGAGGTCCGCATTCAGGGCCGCGACGGCCGCTGGCGCGATTCCGATACCGTCCCGCCTGGCAACGACCCCAATCCGCCCCGAGACAAGAAGCACTAG
- a CDS encoding patatin-like phospholipase family protein: MKRILTIDGGGIRGTFPAAFLANLEQDLGQPIGRYFDLISGTSTGGIIAIGLALGMRAADILKLYEDQGPAIFAQTRGGLAGWLGRHLRKGRWLFWGPKYSAQPLRDALYSVLGDRKLGEAQTRLVIPAWHPQTQGVYIFKTAHHPRLRTDYKELAIDAAMATAAAPTYFAQHVTANDVGLVDGGLWANNPTGIAVVEAVATLGWSAEDIRVLSIGCLEDIKVVREAYGAARLAPQLASLFMAGQSHGSLGIAHILTGDPHDRRAIYRVSQPVPDGFYSLDDTSRIRSLKDRAFAEARIQKPILQPQFFGAPAEEFIPHYR; encoded by the coding sequence TTGAAACGGATCCTGACAATCGACGGTGGCGGCATCCGCGGCACCTTCCCGGCGGCGTTCCTTGCCAATCTGGAGCAGGATCTGGGTCAGCCGATCGGCCGCTACTTCGATCTCATCTCCGGCACCTCGACCGGCGGTATCATCGCCATCGGACTGGCGCTCGGCATGCGCGCGGCCGACATCCTCAAGCTCTATGAAGACCAGGGACCGGCGATCTTCGCGCAGACGCGCGGCGGGTTGGCCGGCTGGCTCGGCAGGCATCTGCGCAAGGGCCGGTGGCTATTCTGGGGACCGAAATACAGCGCGCAGCCCCTTCGCGATGCCCTTTACAGCGTCCTGGGCGACCGCAAGCTGGGCGAGGCTCAGACGCGCCTGGTGATCCCTGCGTGGCATCCCCAAACGCAAGGCGTCTATATCTTCAAGACCGCCCATCACCCCCGCCTCCGGACCGACTACAAGGAGCTGGCGATCGACGCGGCGATGGCCACGGCAGCCGCACCGACCTATTTCGCGCAGCATGTCACCGCCAACGATGTCGGCCTGGTCGATGGCGGGCTCTGGGCGAACAACCCGACCGGCATCGCCGTGGTCGAGGCCGTGGCGACGCTCGGCTGGTCCGCCGAGGACATCCGGGTTCTCAGTATCGGGTGCCTTGAGGACATCAAGGTTGTCCGCGAGGCCTATGGCGCCGCCAGGCTCGCGCCGCAGCTTGCCAGCCTCTTCATGGCCGGGCAGTCTCACGGCTCCCTCGGCATCGCCCATATCCTTACGGGCGATCCGCACGACCGGCGCGCCATCTACCGCGTGTCCCAGCCGGTGCCCGACGGCTTTTATTCCCTCGACGACACCAGCCGCATTCGCAGCCTCAAGGACCGTGCCTTCGCCGAGGCGCGCATTCAGAAACCCATCCTTCAACCGCAATTCTTCGGCGCGCCCGCTGAGGAATTCATCCCTCATTACAGGTGA
- a CDS encoding nucleotidyltransferase, translated as MTVHDKRLAKSHDDILEAMADALDIPPSKFEEAKNRYEAIGNWLDRPESSIAQYDPSISPQGSFLLGTVTRPLTDTEEYDVDLVCRLEATKADFTQKSLKEAVGHEVALYARAHGMAVPEERRRCWTLNYADGAQFHMDILPALPDAQRYQVKLLMEGHRALAQDAALSGHAIAITDKTLPHYDQPTEDWPQSNPTGYAAWFRGRMRVRLTEAKRALAQRERITASVEEIPDYKVKTPLQRTIQLLKRHRDCMFAEDGEHKPISIVITTLAAHAYNEEPTISAALQSILTGMDRFIEDRGGIAWVANPVNPGENFADKWAEEPRKRENFYRWLDQARQDFALYLRASTFDKVPDLLREHLGAKLVDSTMAAVMPAAIAGIAAPAIAASVSDTEDMARAERAVEQINLSGPQSKPWARS; from the coding sequence ATGACCGTGCATGACAAGCGGCTTGCAAAGTCGCACGACGATATTCTGGAAGCGATGGCGGATGCGCTCGACATCCCGCCGTCCAAGTTCGAAGAGGCGAAGAACCGCTATGAGGCGATCGGCAACTGGCTCGATCGGCCCGAATCCTCCATTGCCCAGTACGACCCGTCGATCTCGCCGCAGGGGTCTTTCCTGCTCGGTACGGTGACGCGGCCGCTGACCGACACCGAGGAATATGATGTCGATCTGGTGTGCCGTCTCGAAGCGACCAAGGCCGACTTCACGCAAAAGAGCCTGAAGGAGGCGGTCGGCCACGAGGTCGCCCTCTACGCCAGGGCGCACGGCATGGCGGTCCCTGAGGAGCGGCGGCGCTGCTGGACCCTGAACTATGCAGACGGCGCTCAATTTCACATGGACATTCTGCCGGCTTTGCCCGACGCGCAGCGCTATCAGGTCAAGCTCCTCATGGAGGGCCACCGCGCGCTCGCGCAGGATGCTGCGTTGAGCGGCCATGCCATCGCCATCACCGACAAGACCCTGCCGCACTACGACCAGCCGACGGAGGATTGGCCGCAGAGCAATCCGACCGGCTATGCGGCCTGGTTTCGTGGCCGGATGCGCGTGCGCCTCACCGAGGCAAAACGCGCGCTTGCCCAGCGTGAGCGGATTACCGCCAGCGTCGAGGAAATTCCCGACTACAAGGTCAAGACCCCGCTCCAGCGCACGATCCAGCTCCTGAAGCGCCATCGCGACTGCATGTTTGCGGAGGATGGCGAACACAAGCCGATCTCGATCGTCATCACAACGCTGGCCGCGCACGCCTACAACGAGGAGCCCACCATCTCGGCGGCGCTGCAAAGCATCCTGACCGGCATGGATCGCTTCATCGAAGACCGCGGTGGCATCGCCTGGGTGGCGAACCCGGTCAACCCGGGCGAGAACTTTGCCGATAAATGGGCCGAGGAACCCAGGAAGCGCGAGAATTTCTACCGCTGGCTCGATCAGGCTCGGCAGGATTTCGCGCTTTATCTGCGGGCAAGCACGTTCGACAAGGTGCCCGATCTGCTCCGGGAGCATCTTGGCGCCAAGCTGGTCGACAGCACGATGGCGGCGGTGATGCCGGCCGCGATCGCCGGCATCGCGGCCCCGGCGATCGCGGCCAGCGTCTCCGACACCGAGGACATGGCGCGTGCCGAGCGGGCCGTCGAACAGATCAATCTCTCCGGGCCGCAGTCGAAGCCTTGGGCAAGGTCGTAG
- a CDS encoding DUF932 domain-containing protein: MNMQVLDARRDMSGGYKVDVTRGERIGRVSSEWFSRPADERYLSLSELAQSVRDRADRSRTHVVESALVHVEANRNDPERLVLVLPSADAPVAPTHWSFGQLASLVGAPAAYLRQLPAALAGINLQYGLTSNRAEQIKTLETDDGRLELRAVTGPDYGRIFDHELVEAVQRIAGNGTGDTRWKVPGVLDWSTGVYNPRVDISRDTTTLYASDRDVFLFLVDDLNPIEAGRLPDGSPDLFFRGFYCWNSEVGAKTFGMASFYLRAVCQNRNLWGVEDFEEITIRHSKYAANRFAHEAAPALLNFANSSPMPFVNGIKAARERIVARTDEDRTDFLRRRGFSKAETGKIIDAVLAEEGRPPESIFDFVQGITAVARDKPHQDARLDMEGKAKKLLDRAA, from the coding sequence ATGAACATGCAGGTTCTCGATGCGCGCCGTGATATGAGCGGCGGTTACAAGGTCGACGTCACACGCGGTGAACGCATCGGCCGCGTCTCGTCCGAATGGTTCTCGCGCCCCGCCGACGAGCGCTACCTGTCCCTGTCGGAGCTGGCCCAGTCGGTACGCGACCGCGCCGATCGCAGCCGCACCCACGTGGTGGAAAGCGCCCTGGTCCATGTCGAGGCCAATCGCAACGATCCGGAGCGACTGGTGCTGGTGCTGCCCAGCGCTGACGCACCCGTCGCGCCGACGCATTGGTCCTTCGGTCAACTCGCCAGCCTGGTCGGCGCACCCGCGGCCTATCTGCGCCAGCTCCCCGCCGCGCTCGCCGGCATCAATCTGCAATACGGCCTGACCTCCAACCGGGCCGAGCAGATCAAGACCCTCGAAACCGACGATGGTCGCCTTGAACTGCGCGCCGTGACTGGCCCTGACTACGGACGCATCTTCGACCACGAGCTGGTCGAGGCGGTGCAGCGCATCGCCGGCAATGGCACAGGCGATACGCGCTGGAAGGTACCGGGCGTGCTCGACTGGTCGACCGGCGTTTACAATCCCCGCGTCGATATCAGCAGGGACACGACGACGCTCTACGCCTCGGATCGGGACGTCTTCCTCTTTCTCGTGGACGATCTGAATCCGATAGAAGCCGGCCGTCTGCCGGATGGATCGCCTGACCTGTTCTTCCGCGGCTTCTACTGCTGGAACTCGGAAGTCGGGGCCAAGACGTTCGGCATGGCGAGCTTCTATCTGCGCGCCGTTTGCCAAAACCGCAATTTGTGGGGCGTTGAGGATTTCGAGGAAATCACCATCCGCCACAGCAAATATGCCGCCAACCGCTTCGCCCACGAGGCGGCGCCGGCGCTGCTGAACTTCGCGAACTCCTCGCCCATGCCCTTCGTCAACGGCATCAAGGCTGCCCGTGAACGGATCGTCGCCAGGACCGACGAGGACCGGACCGACTTCCTGCGCCGTCGCGGTTTTTCCAAGGCCGAGACCGGCAAGATCATCGACGCGGTATTGGCTGAGGAAGGCCGCCCGCCCGAAAGCATCTTTGATTTCGTGCAGGGCATCACCGCCGTCGCGCGTGACAAGCCGCATCAGGACGCCCGCCTCGACATGGAGGGCAAGGCGAAGAAGCTGCTCGACCGCGCCGCCTGA
- a CDS encoding ParB N-terminal domain-containing protein, giving the protein MATAVQKITLSSSRDIPFNKLVLSQSNVRRIKAGVSIEDLAASIARRGLIQSISVFPVIDAEGNETGMFEVPAGGRRFRALEMLVKQKCLAKTAPVPCVVRERDGAILAEEVSLAENIERAPLHPLDQFRAFQDMRARGMTEEEIAAAFFVSAQVVKQRLRLASVSPALLDIYADDGMTLEQLMAFTVSGDHDRQQQVWDAVKDSWSKEPYQIRRMLTETTVRASDKRAVFIGLDAYEAAGGVIMRDLFQSDDGGWLQDVALLDRLVAEKLKAEAETIAAEGWKWIEVAVSFPYGATHGLRALEGEPLDLSIDEQATIEALHAEYQKLEAEYEGADELPDEVDQRLGEIETALAAFDERPIRFEPADIARAGAFVSIGHDGRLDVERGYVRPEDEAPEPADSSQDGETGDGAHDRADPRVQRAVIAIGGEPADSEDDEEAAIKPLPDRLVTELTAHRTLALRNALAEHPQVAMTALLHKLVSDTFHHRMYKGALEASVNHVFFPIQDEGLRDSPPARMVQERDEAWAGDIPADDQALWDWLAGLDDTSRMALLAHCVSYGVNALYEKPNPYGGNGVSQHTLDMRLAQADRLARATGLDMVEVGWRPTVGNYLGRVTKPRILEAVREGAGEQAAQLIDHLKKGDMAKEAERLLADTGWLPEPLRLAAEAETATPEVDAGGEDDGADLPAFLIEGDEDEGVTEDEDEEFHAIAAE; this is encoded by the coding sequence ATGGCTACTGCCGTTCAGAAGATCACCCTGTCGTCCTCGCGCGACATCCCCTTCAACAAGCTGGTGCTCAGCCAGTCCAATGTCCGGCGCATCAAGGCCGGCGTCTCGATCGAGGATCTGGCGGCCTCGATTGCCCGTCGCGGCCTGATCCAGAGCATCAGCGTCTTTCCGGTCATCGATGCCGAGGGCAACGAGACCGGCATGTTCGAGGTGCCCGCCGGCGGCCGCCGCTTCCGCGCGCTGGAAATGCTGGTCAAGCAGAAGTGCCTCGCCAAGACTGCGCCGGTCCCCTGTGTCGTGCGCGAGCGCGACGGCGCGATCCTCGCCGAGGAAGTCTCGCTCGCCGAGAATATCGAACGCGCCCCGCTCCATCCTCTCGATCAGTTCCGGGCCTTTCAGGACATGCGCGCCAGGGGCATGACCGAGGAGGAGATCGCCGCCGCCTTCTTCGTCTCGGCCCAGGTCGTGAAGCAGCGGCTGCGGCTTGCCTCTGTCTCGCCGGCGCTGCTCGACATCTATGCCGATGACGGCATGACGCTGGAGCAGCTGATGGCCTTCACAGTTTCCGGCGACCATGACCGCCAGCAGCAGGTCTGGGATGCGGTCAAGGATTCTTGGTCGAAGGAGCCCTATCAGATCCGCCGGATGTTGACCGAGACCACGGTGCGCGCCTCGGACAAGCGCGCCGTATTCATCGGCCTCGACGCCTATGAGGCGGCCGGCGGCGTCATCATGCGCGACCTGTTCCAGTCCGACGATGGCGGCTGGCTTCAGGACGTGGCGCTGCTCGACCGGCTGGTCGCCGAGAAGCTGAAGGCCGAGGCGGAGACCATCGCAGCCGAAGGCTGGAAGTGGATCGAGGTCGCCGTCAGCTTCCCCTATGGCGCGACCCATGGCCTGCGGGCGCTGGAAGGCGAGCCGCTTGACCTGAGCATCGACGAACAGGCGACGATCGAGGCGCTTCACGCCGAATATCAGAAGCTCGAGGCCGAGTATGAAGGCGCCGACGAACTGCCGGACGAGGTCGATCAGCGCCTCGGCGAAATCGAGACCGCCCTTGCGGCCTTCGACGAACGTCCCATCCGCTTCGAACCCGCAGACATCGCCCGCGCTGGCGCCTTCGTCAGCATCGGCCATGACGGCCGGCTCGACGTCGAACGCGGCTATGTCCGCCCCGAGGACGAGGCACCCGAACCGGCGGACAGCAGCCAGGACGGCGAGACCGGCGACGGTGCGCATGATCGGGCTGATCCGCGTGTCCAGCGCGCCGTCATCGCCATCGGCGGCGAACCGGCGGACAGCGAGGACGATGAGGAAGCCGCGATCAAGCCGTTGCCCGATCGTCTGGTCACCGAGTTGACCGCGCACCGGACGCTGGCGCTGCGCAACGCGCTCGCCGAGCATCCGCAGGTCGCCATGACGGCGTTGCTGCACAAGCTGGTCTCGGACACCTTCCACCATCGCATGTACAAAGGCGCGCTGGAGGCGAGCGTCAATCACGTCTTCTTCCCCATCCAGGACGAGGGGCTGAGGGACAGCCCGCCGGCCCGCATGGTGCAGGAGCGTGACGAAGCCTGGGCCGGTGACATCCCTGCCGACGACCAGGCGCTGTGGGACTGGCTGGCGGGGCTCGACGACACGAGCCGCATGGCGCTGCTCGCCCATTGCGTCAGCTATGGCGTCAACGCGCTTTACGAGAAGCCCAACCCCTATGGCGGTAACGGCGTCTCGCAGCACACGCTGGACATGCGGCTTGCCCAGGCCGACCGGCTGGCGCGCGCGACAGGTCTCGACATGGTCGAGGTCGGCTGGCGGCCCACGGTCGGCAACTATCTCGGCCGCGTCACCAAGCCGCGCATTCTGGAAGCGGTACGCGAGGGCGCGGGCGAACAGGCCGCGCAGCTCATCGACCACCTGAAGAAGGGCGACATGGCGAAGGAGGCCGAGCGCCTGCTGGCCGACACCGGCTGGCTGCCCGAGCCGCTGCGCCTTGCAGCCGAGGCCGAAACCGCCACGCCCGAGGTCGATGCGGGTGGCGAAGATGACGGGGCCGACCTGCCGGCTTTCCTCATCGAAGGCGACGAGGATGAAGGCGTCACCGAAGACGAGGACGAAGAATTCCACGCCATCGCGGCCGAATGA
- a CDS encoding DUF6117 family protein — MSIPDHARANFQTLLRAAENGHLALIECADAMTGEPRYVICAVGREDGGFVFTPFGHLADGNPYDAYLPPAPGDPTGSIYPHTPGEAP, encoded by the coding sequence ATGAGCATTCCCGATCATGCCCGCGCCAATTTCCAGACCCTTCTGCGCGCCGCGGAAAACGGCCACCTCGCATTGATAGAATGCGCCGACGCTATGACTGGCGAACCACGCTACGTCATCTGCGCCGTGGGGAGAGAGGATGGCGGTTTTGTCTTCACGCCTTTCGGGCATCTTGCCGACGGCAATCCTTACGATGCCTATCTGCCCCCCGCCCCTGGTGATCCCACCGGCTCCATCTATCCCCATACGCCGGGAGAGGCGCCATGA